A single window of Leptospira semungkisensis DNA harbors:
- a CDS encoding STAS domain-containing protein, with the protein MILKSLSRENHLVLSVQEDILMDNSRDFYLEFEESIKGGYPPVVSFHLGLVKFIDSSGIGIIIKVRNQIRDHRGTVNIFGLNKSLHSVFRLSGLDRIVNLYTIEEFLEKYPDFKEFLASE; encoded by the coding sequence ATGATTCTGAAAAGTCTCTCCCGAGAAAATCACCTGGTACTCTCGGTACAGGAAGATATCTTAATGGATAATTCCCGGGACTTTTACCTAGAATTCGAGGAGAGTATCAAGGGTGGTTACCCTCCAGTAGTGAGTTTTCATCTAGGCCTCGTAAAATTCATAGATTCGTCCGGGATCGGGATCATTATCAAGGTAAGAAATCAGATCAGGGACCATCGCGGTACAGTAAACATATTCGGGTTAAATAAGTCTCTGCATTCCGTTTTTAGGCTTTCCGGGCTGGATAGAATTGTAAATCTGTACACGATCGAAGAATTTCTGGAGAAATATCCCGACTTTAAGGAATTTCTGGCTTCGGAATGA
- a CDS encoding LA_1326/LA_4305 family lipoprotein: protein MNFLLPSKIAKYSGKIFHVFVILLTYVSFSDCSAYYFRDKVFRSESMGFFTIDSSDIPDFESITKTKSLDHPIQIDSARIKDYFGNLRYSRRSTIGYFNDFVFSDHELDLLARDLPFALKNLPKDKLLLIVSKYDDTQSVISFDEITSCIVWAAEGRLNILFGKIKRELVDKDVGLDFNRWTKIDLIRLSHSSDGTEISDGETVDFGVVDGIPLRRWVLFDQKNPGKYKFLPRKQYQPLKLTDDNDRP, encoded by the coding sequence ATGAATTTTTTACTCCCAAGCAAGATCGCAAAATATTCGGGAAAAATATTCCACGTTTTCGTAATTCTTCTAACATACGTTAGCTTTTCAGATTGTTCTGCTTATTATTTTCGAGATAAAGTATTTCGTTCGGAGAGCATGGGCTTCTTCACGATCGATAGTTCCGATATTCCCGATTTCGAATCCATTACAAAAACCAAATCTTTAGATCATCCGATTCAGATCGATTCCGCTCGGATCAAAGATTACTTCGGAAATTTAAGATACTCAAGACGTTCTACTATCGGTTACTTTAACGATTTCGTATTTTCGGATCATGAGTTGGATCTGTTGGCTCGGGATCTTCCTTTCGCGCTTAAGAATCTTCCTAAAGACAAGCTTCTTCTGATCGTGAGCAAATATGATGATACTCAATCCGTAATTTCCTTTGATGAGATCACAAGTTGCATCGTTTGGGCCGCAGAAGGAAGGTTGAATATCCTTTTCGGAAAGATCAAAAGAGAGCTGGTGGACAAGGATGTCGGTCTAGATTTCAATCGATGGACCAAGATAGACCTGATCCGTCTTTCTCATAGTTCTGATGGGACTGAGATCTCGGACGGAGAGACTGTGGATTTCGGGGTCGTGGATGGAATTCCGCTTCGTAGATGGGTTCTCTTTGATCAGAAGAATCCTGGCAAATACAAGTTCTTACCACGCAAGCAATACCAGCCTCTCAAGCTGACTGACGATAACGATCGCCCTTAA
- a CDS encoding Imm19 family immunity protein produces MRYSTFDFKYDNDLLWCYYLSISFPNAYNKSLNLTIGEMVEGIYKIDLDSNLEWINDFTGSYEGVMDESDGYLDNPNFLEIEIKKSIKLKIEFHPGDTLYFIDGFKIGCTGPHWMLYGLTWSELIDLTEGATDEGLLFWLLLPIAGISNEDDLIEVKKVLYEKIKVFAAIASNKEVFNLIDTIVAGLQIENGFSEVDGIGIVCNQANSFRNIRNDNRNSIIQFNKLLSTSKA; encoded by the coding sequence ATGAGATATAGCACATTCGATTTCAAATACGACAACGATCTACTTTGGTGCTATTATCTTAGTATTTCTTTTCCCAATGCATATAATAAATCTCTTAATTTGACGATTGGCGAAATGGTTGAGGGGATTTATAAAATCGACTTAGATTCCAATTTAGAATGGATTAACGATTTTACGGGTTCTTATGAAGGGGTAATGGACGAATCCGACGGTTATTTGGATAATCCTAATTTTCTTGAAATTGAAATTAAGAAATCGATAAAACTTAAGATCGAATTTCATCCTGGAGATACATTATATTTTATTGATGGTTTTAAAATCGGTTGTACAGGCCCTCACTGGATGTTGTACGGTTTGACTTGGAGCGAACTTATCGATTTGACTGAGGGCGCAACCGATGAAGGCTTATTGTTTTGGCTACTATTGCCGATAGCCGGCATATCAAATGAGGACGATCTTATCGAAGTTAAGAAAGTCTTGTATGAAAAGATTAAGGTTTTTGCTGCCATTGCTTCAAATAAAGAAGTCTTCAATCTTATCGATACTATTGTCGCCGGTTTGCAGATTGAAAACGGATTCTCGGAGGTTGACGGGATCGGTATCGTCTGCAATCAAGCAAATAGTTTTCGAAATATAAGAAATGATAATAGAAACAGTATAATTCAATTTAACAAACTATTATCCACATCAAAAGCATAA